Proteins from one Solenopsis invicta isolate M01_SB chromosome 11, UNIL_Sinv_3.0, whole genome shotgun sequence genomic window:
- the LOC105201402 gene encoding ras-related protein Rab-6.2 translates to MATVKVTEQKVILCGEYGVGKTSIFRRFANNTFVASSDRKSTLGLDNIDKEYVVEDRRIRLQLWDTGGMERVASVTSSYYKFAEAAILVFALDNSTSFHLLSQHLLDIVTYAENAKIFLCGNKSDLESVAPQVTDAEMEQFCEQCHNLISGIYKTSCKTGEGVNEMFEDIAQHLVEANRSRMELHEMDKDRFKISYVDEATDPSCLC, encoded by the exons ATGGCGACCGTCAAGGTGACGGAGCAGAAGGTTATACTGTGCGGCGAGTACGGTGTCGGCAAGACGTCGATATTCCGGCGCTTCGCCAACAACACGTTCGTTGCCAGCAGCGACCGCAAATCGACCCTGGGCCTCGACAACATAGACAAGGAGTACGTCGTCGAGGACAGACGAATACGA CTACAACTATGGGACACTGGTGGTATGGAAAGAGTGGCGTCTGTCACCTCGAGTTACTACAAGTTTGCCGAGGCTGCTATTCTGGTGTTTGCCCTGGATAACTCGACATCGTTTCATTTGTTGTCTCAACATTTGCTCGACATAGTCACGTATGCGGAGAACGCAAAGATATTCCTTTGTGGAAACAAGAGTGACTTGGAGAGCGTTGCGCCACAAGTCACAGATGCTGAGATGGAACAATTCtg TGAACAATGTCACAATCTGATCTCGGGAATATATAAAACGTCATGCAAAACTGGCGAAGGCGTAAACGAGATGTTTGAGGATATCGCGCAACATTTGGTCGAAGCTAATCGATCGCGAATGGAGCTTCACGAAATGGACAAGGATCGATTTAAGATTTCGTATGTCGACGAGGCGACCGACCCGTCGTGCCTGTGTTAA
- the LOC105201401 gene encoding cysteine desulfurase, mitochondrial, with protein MFRSTRGLIVAVRRVKNACDRRLHTCGQRLSEAVEYESPITDEYKKGPMEGRALYLDAQATTPMDPRVVDKMMPYMTVYHGNPHSRTHMYGWESEAAVEHARQQVADLIGADKKEVIFTSGATESNNIAVKGVARFYKSKKNHVVTTQTEHKCVLDSCRALEAEGFEVTYISVNSNGLIDINELEAVIKPSTALVSIMMVNNEIGVRQPIEEIGKICRKKKIFFHTDAAQAIGKMPIDVNAMNIDLMSISGHKIYGPKGIGALYVRRKPRVRVEPLQSGGGQERGMRSGTVPAPLAVGLGAACELAQTEMDYDHRYINSLSNHLIEKIMSNLPQVVRNGDPVAWYPGCVNLSFSCVEGESLLMALKNVALSSGSACTSASLEPSYVLRAIGVSEDLAHCSIRFGIGRFTTFEEVDYTADNTIQQVKRLREMSPLWEMVKDGIDLKTIKWTQH; from the exons ATGTTTCGTTCGACGAGGGGTTTAATCGTCGCGGTGCGTCGCGTGAAAAACGCGTGCGATCGCCGTCTACACACATGTGGCCAACGATTGTCAGAGGCCGTCGAATATGAAT CTCCCATCACGGACGAGTATAAAAAGGGCCCGATGGAGGGTAGAGCCCTTTACTTAGATGCCCAAGCCACTACTCCAATG GACCCTCGGGTGGTGGATAAGATGATGCCATATATGACGGTGTACCATGGCAACCCACATTCCAGAACTCACATGTACGGTTGGGAATCGGAAGCGGCGGTTGAACATGCTCGCCAG CAAGTTGCAGATCTGATTGGAGCGGACAAGAAGGAAGTGATATTTACATCTGGAGCGACAGAGAGCAACAATATTGCTGTGAAGGGTGTAGCAAGGTTCTACAAATCCAAGAAAAATCATGTTGTGACGACCCAGACA GAGCACAAGTGTGTACTGGATTCATGTAGAGCTTTGGAAGCAGAAGGATTTGAAGTAACATACATTTCTGTTAATTCAAATGGTCTTATTGATATTAATGAACTAGAAGCAGTCATCAAGCCATCCACAGCACTGGTTTCCATAATGATGGTTAATAACGAGATTGGTGTTAGGCAACCTATTGAAGAAATTGGCAAGATTTGTAG gaagaaaaagattttctttcACACGGATGCAGCACAAGCTATAGGCAAAATGCCAATCGATGTTAACGCTATGAATATCGATCTTATGTCTATCAGTGGCCATAAGATATATGGTCCAAAAG GTATCGGAGCCTTATATGTTAGAAGAAAACCGCGGGTACGCGTGGAGCCATTGCAAAGTGGCGGTGGACAAGAGAGAGGAATGAGAAGCGGTACTGTGCCGGCACCCTTGGCTGTAGGATTGGGCGCTGCTTGCGAGTTAGCACAGACAGAAATGGAC TACGATCACAGATACATCAACTCGCTGTCGAATCATTTGATCGAGAAGATAATGTCAAACTTGCCGCAAGTCGTGCGAAACGGTGATCCCGTGGCCTGGTACCCCGGCTGCGTGAACTTGTCGTTCTCCTGCGTGGAAGGTGAATCGCTATTGATGGCTTTGAAGAATGTGGCGCTAAGCAGTGGTTCAGCTTGCACCAGCGCGAGCTTGGAACCCAGCTATGTGCTAAGAGCGATCGGAGTCTCAGAGGATTTGGCTCATTGCAGTATCAG GTTCGGCATCGGACGATTTACAACGTTCGAAGAAGTCGATTACACAGCGGACAATACGATACAGCAAGTGAAGCGACTTCGGGAGATGAG CCCACTGTGGGAAATGGTGAAAGATGGTATTGACCTGAAGACTATTAAATGGACTCAGCACTAG
- the LOC105201403 gene encoding protein SERAC1 isoform X2: protein MRARVSRSYVYYLKTSGTCVVVLGGCWFLYQLRQISQIIRSAVNTSVLNLEQARAQYIYIDDPRFKDIFMFRKDEDLHGSVSEKLGSLSDTLARWWKMKNHKLAYKLLYMAQHGNKNERYKAVTVLGSLSHLKDWQYCHLAQMMDAKTAVALARMPNVNSKFFLQPPYYHVQYHLNDVLEKVHTLLLSLHALCGNTHLCLSQFLSKMFKDSHRYLVEWFDHDLTSVGLSVETTTVRDDELLKSCLRAICHHSSVEQYSKHLIDAGALPILTAIQKMCDDDVEMCILLARILSNISLHSEYLETIYESGWIGILSRWSNSDDIRLSAQAISALVNLDIDGNEKAKFPQSIYLLHPLHRVHAATKMDVVFLHGLLGGVFVTWRQRDIDTSTLGVVDNAVVETADYLSTMVDDDHPQEFFKDLARDLHLREWRKIGQDFEVVLDDCPQNTNACACGPYFCRGNDACMTNDDCTSKTLCWPKDWLPVDIPSLRIIGVNYGTSLSMWTPFCPIESMKSTIKERSEEFVTKLTMANVGQRPLIWVAHSMGGLLIKKMLVEEWKTGDKHGICKNTKAILFYGTPHRGSHVAALKQATQMLLWPTIEVQELRNESPQLLKLHEEFLEMLNKYHIEIVSFAETKPTLVTALKFPFQFVSLNSADPDVGEFFEIPQDHLSICKPASRQSFLYQKLLSVLRHHVDTREGTTFSSVRDLLSLLRNSEIRASTSVLETKTSEGGETF, encoded by the exons ATGCGTGCACGAGTGTCAAGGAGCTACGTGTACTACCTGAAGACGAGTGGCACCTGTGTCGTGGTACTCGG GGGCTGTTGGTTTCTGTACCAACTGCGGCAGATATCACAGATTATTAGGTCGGCTGTCAACACGAGCGTTCTAAATTTAGAGCAAGCCCGCGCACAATACATCTACATCGATGATCCTCGATTTAAAG ATATCTTCATGTTCAGGAAGGATGAGGATCTACATGGATCTGTATCGGAGAAACTGGGCAGCCTCAGTGATACTCTGGCGAGATGGTGGAAGATGAAGAATCACAAGCTCGCATATAAGTTACTGTACATGGCACAACATGGAAACAAAAATGAACGGTATAAAGCTGTAACTGTGCTTGGTTCTCTGTCGCACTTGAAAG ATTGGCAGTATTGTCACTTGGCACAGATGATGGATGCTAAAACAGCAGTAGCTCTTGCAAGAATGCCCAATGttaattcaaagttttttttacaaccaCCATATTATCATGTACAATATCACTTAAAC GATGTGCTAGAAAAGGTGCATACGTTGCTATTAAGTCTGCATGCCTTGTGTGGCAACACACATCTCTGCCTTAGTCAGTTTCTCAGTAAAATGTTCAAAGACTCACATCGA TATCTCGTAGAATGGTTTGATCATGATTTGACAAGTGTGGGTCTTTCTGTGGAAACAACGACAGTTCGAGATGATGAACTGCTTAAAAGTTGTCTTCGTGCGATCTGCCATCATTCCTCTGTGGAACAATACAGCAAAC ATTTAATCGACGCTGGAGCTTTGCCGATATTAACTGCGATACAGAAAATGTGTGATGATGATGTAGAAATGTGCATATTACTTGCAAGGATATTGTCTAATATATCTCTTCATTCCGAATATTTAGAAACTATTTATGAATCTG GATGGATCGGTATATTATCACGTTGGTCCAACAGCGACGATATTCGTTTGTCGGCACAGGCAATCAGTGCATTGGTGAATCTGGATATAGACGGAAATGAAAAAGCGAAATTTCCGCAAAGTATCTATCTTCTTCATCCTCTGCACAGAGTTCACGCGGCGACAAAAATGGACGTTGTATTTCTTCATGGATTGCTAGGTGGAGTTTTTGTTACCTGGAGACAACGTGATATTGATACCTCTACACTTGGAGTTGTAG ATAATGCAGTGGTTGAGACTGCAGATTACTTATCTACTATGGTCGATGACGATCATCCTCAggaattctttaaagatttggCTCGCGATTTGCATTTGCGCGAATGGAGAAAGATAGGTCAAGATTTTGAGGTGGTATTAGACGATTGTCCGCAAAACACGAATGCTTGTGCGTGCGGACCTTATTTTTGCAGagg aaatgatGCTTGCATGACGAATGATGACTGTACTTCTAAAACACTTTGTTGGCCCAAAGATTGGTTACCTGTAGACATACCATCCTTGCGAATCATAGGTGTTAATTATGGTACAAGTTTGTCTATGTGGACTCCTTTTTGTCCAATAGAAAGCATGAA gagCACTATTAAAGAAAGAAGCGAAGAATTTGTTACCAAATTAACGATGGCAAACGTGGGCCAGCGGCCACTTATATGGGTTGCCCATTCAATGGGTGGATTATTAATTAAGAAGATGCTTGTAGAAG AATGGAAAACGGGAGATAAGCACGGTATCTGCAAGAATACTAAAGCTATCTTATTTTACGGTACTCCTCATCGAGGTTCGCACGTGGCGGCTTTGAAACAAGCGACGCAAATGCTGCTATGGCCAACGATTGAAGTTCAAGAACTACGCAACG aATCGCCGCAATTGCTAAAATTGCATGAAGAATTCTtagaaatgttgaataaatatcatataGAAATTGTAAGTTTTGCTGAGACCAAACCTACACTCGTAACCGCGCTGAAGTTTCCCTTTCAATTCGTCAGCCTCAATTCAGCAG ATCCTGACGTGGGAGAATTCTTTGAGATTCCACAGGATCATTTATCGATATGCAAGCCAGCTAGCAG GCAATCGTTTTTGTATCAAAAACTGCTGAGTGTGCTCAGACACCACGTCGATACTCGGGAAGGAACGACTTTCTCGTCGGTTAGGGATCTACTGTCCTTGTTGA
- the LOC105201403 gene encoding protein SERAC1 isoform X4: MRARVSRSYVYYLKTSGTCVVVLGGCWFLYQLRQISQIIRSAVNTSVLNLEQARAQYIYIDDPRFKDIFMFRKDEDLHGSVSEKLGSLSDTLARWWKMKNHKLAYKLLYMAQHGNKNERYKAVTVLGSLSHLKDWQYCHLAQMMDAKTAVALARMPNVNSKFFLQPPYYHVQYHLNDVLEKVHTLLLSLHALCGNTHLCLSQFLSKMFKDSHRYLVEWFDHDLTSVGLSVETTTVRDDELLKSCLRAICHHSSVEQYSKHLIDAGALPILTAIQKMCDDDVEMCILLARILSNISLHSEYLETIYESGWIGILSRWSNSDDIRLSAQAISALVNLDIDGNEKAKFPQSIYLLHPLHRVHAATKMDVVFLHGLLGGVFVTWRQRDIDTSTLGVVDNAVVETADYLSTMVDDDHPQEFFKDLARDLHLREWRKIGQDFEVVLDDCPQNTNACACGPYFCRGSTIKERSEEFVTKLTMANVGQRPLIWVAHSMGGLLIKKMLVEEWKTGDKHGICKNTKAILFYGTPHRGSHVAALKQATQMLLWPTIEVQELRNESPQLLKLHEEFLEMLNKYHIEIVSFAETKPTLVTALKFPFQFVSLNSADPDVGEFFEIPQDHLSICKPASRQSFLYQKLLSVLRHHVDTREGTTFSSVRDLLSLLRNSEIRASTSVLETKTSEGGETF; this comes from the exons ATGCGTGCACGAGTGTCAAGGAGCTACGTGTACTACCTGAAGACGAGTGGCACCTGTGTCGTGGTACTCGG GGGCTGTTGGTTTCTGTACCAACTGCGGCAGATATCACAGATTATTAGGTCGGCTGTCAACACGAGCGTTCTAAATTTAGAGCAAGCCCGCGCACAATACATCTACATCGATGATCCTCGATTTAAAG ATATCTTCATGTTCAGGAAGGATGAGGATCTACATGGATCTGTATCGGAGAAACTGGGCAGCCTCAGTGATACTCTGGCGAGATGGTGGAAGATGAAGAATCACAAGCTCGCATATAAGTTACTGTACATGGCACAACATGGAAACAAAAATGAACGGTATAAAGCTGTAACTGTGCTTGGTTCTCTGTCGCACTTGAAAG ATTGGCAGTATTGTCACTTGGCACAGATGATGGATGCTAAAACAGCAGTAGCTCTTGCAAGAATGCCCAATGttaattcaaagttttttttacaaccaCCATATTATCATGTACAATATCACTTAAAC GATGTGCTAGAAAAGGTGCATACGTTGCTATTAAGTCTGCATGCCTTGTGTGGCAACACACATCTCTGCCTTAGTCAGTTTCTCAGTAAAATGTTCAAAGACTCACATCGA TATCTCGTAGAATGGTTTGATCATGATTTGACAAGTGTGGGTCTTTCTGTGGAAACAACGACAGTTCGAGATGATGAACTGCTTAAAAGTTGTCTTCGTGCGATCTGCCATCATTCCTCTGTGGAACAATACAGCAAAC ATTTAATCGACGCTGGAGCTTTGCCGATATTAACTGCGATACAGAAAATGTGTGATGATGATGTAGAAATGTGCATATTACTTGCAAGGATATTGTCTAATATATCTCTTCATTCCGAATATTTAGAAACTATTTATGAATCTG GATGGATCGGTATATTATCACGTTGGTCCAACAGCGACGATATTCGTTTGTCGGCACAGGCAATCAGTGCATTGGTGAATCTGGATATAGACGGAAATGAAAAAGCGAAATTTCCGCAAAGTATCTATCTTCTTCATCCTCTGCACAGAGTTCACGCGGCGACAAAAATGGACGTTGTATTTCTTCATGGATTGCTAGGTGGAGTTTTTGTTACCTGGAGACAACGTGATATTGATACCTCTACACTTGGAGTTGTAG ATAATGCAGTGGTTGAGACTGCAGATTACTTATCTACTATGGTCGATGACGATCATCCTCAggaattctttaaagatttggCTCGCGATTTGCATTTGCGCGAATGGAGAAAGATAGGTCAAGATTTTGAGGTGGTATTAGACGATTGTCCGCAAAACACGAATGCTTGTGCGTGCGGACCTTATTTTTGCAGagg gagCACTATTAAAGAAAGAAGCGAAGAATTTGTTACCAAATTAACGATGGCAAACGTGGGCCAGCGGCCACTTATATGGGTTGCCCATTCAATGGGTGGATTATTAATTAAGAAGATGCTTGTAGAAG AATGGAAAACGGGAGATAAGCACGGTATCTGCAAGAATACTAAAGCTATCTTATTTTACGGTACTCCTCATCGAGGTTCGCACGTGGCGGCTTTGAAACAAGCGACGCAAATGCTGCTATGGCCAACGATTGAAGTTCAAGAACTACGCAACG aATCGCCGCAATTGCTAAAATTGCATGAAGAATTCTtagaaatgttgaataaatatcatataGAAATTGTAAGTTTTGCTGAGACCAAACCTACACTCGTAACCGCGCTGAAGTTTCCCTTTCAATTCGTCAGCCTCAATTCAGCAG ATCCTGACGTGGGAGAATTCTTTGAGATTCCACAGGATCATTTATCGATATGCAAGCCAGCTAGCAG GCAATCGTTTTTGTATCAAAAACTGCTGAGTGTGCTCAGACACCACGTCGATACTCGGGAAGGAACGACTTTCTCGTCGGTTAGGGATCTACTGTCCTTGTTGA
- the LOC105201400 gene encoding uncharacterized protein LOC105201400 — MKYLHVGIVLFIYNYMIRGQDLIFPAVEETFHVSGGNSTIITERVPVSIPDRCPQNMLLYPGSGSKDSWVCDCKPRYLYFPLNNSCYEAYRQGPCLSRHYVVLVKDEAVPRCMKNPCFEDGVVPYNGTCYPLKTIGGPCSSKEMLTVNEITFQLECMSVALRDNISSFVTVPTVLKRMPLRGSRRSLLAIVLNV; from the exons ATGAAGTATTTACACGTCGGAATTGTATTgttcatatataattacatgatACGAGGTCAGGATCTGATATTTCCGGCTGTCGAGGAAACATTTCATGTCAGCGGTGGTAACTCTAcg ATAATAACGGAACGCGTACCCGTATCAATACCGGACCGTTGCCCGCAAAATATGCTTCTCTACCCAGGCAGTGGTTCAAAGGATTCCTGGGTGTGCGATTGTAAGCCGCGATACCTATACTTCCCGTTAAACAACTCTTGCTACGAAGCTTACAGGCAGGGTCCTTGTCTATCTAGACATTATGTCGTACTTGTCAAGGACGAGGCGGTTCCTCGTTGCATGAAGAACCCTTGCTTCGAGGATGGCGTAGTACCCTACAATGGCACATGCTATCCTCTCAAAACTATAGGTGGCCCTTGCTCATCTAAAGAGATGTTAACAGTAAATGAGATCACTTTCCAATTGGAATGTATGTCAGTGGCCCTGCGTGATAACATTTCGTCCTTCGTGACAGTACCGACCGTTCTCAAAAGGATGCCTCTGCGAGGCAGCCGCAGAAGCTTGCTCGCAATAGTTTTAAATGTATAA
- the LOC105201403 gene encoding protein SERAC1 isoform X3 yields the protein MRARVSRSYVYYLKTSGTCVVVLGGCWFLYQLRQISQIIRSAVNTSVLNLEQARAQYIYIDDPRFKDIFMFRKDEDLHGSVSEKLGSLSDTLARWWKMKNHKLAYKLLYMAQHGNKNERYKAVTVLGSLSHLKDWQYCHLAQMMDAKTAVALARMPNVNSKFFLQPPYYHVQYHLNDVLEKVHTLLLSLHALCGNTHLCLSQFLSKMFKDSHRYLVEWFDHDLTSVGLSVETTTVRDDELLKSCLRAICHHSSVEQYSKHLIDAGALPILTAIQKMCDDDVEMCILLARILSNISLHSEYLETIYESGWIGILSRWSNSDDIRLSAQAISALVNLDIDGNEKAKFPQSIYLLHPLHRVHAATKMDVVFLHGLLGGVFVTWRQRDIDTSTLGVVDNAVVETADYLSTMVDDDHPQEFFKDLARDLHLREWRKIGQDFEVVLDDCPQNTNACACGPYFCRGNDACMTNDDCTSKTLCWPKDWLPVDIPSLRIIGVNYGTSLSMWTPFCPIESMKSTIKERSEEFVTKLTMANVGQRPLIWVAHSMGGLLIKKMLVEEWKTGDKHGICKNTKAILFYGTPHRGSHVAALKQATQMLLWPTIEVQELRNESPQLLKLHEEFLEMLNKYHIEIVSFAETKPTLVTALKFPFQFVSLNSADPDVGEFFEIPQDHLSICKPASRQSFLYQKLLSVLRHHVDTREGTTFSSVRDLLSLLRPTRVTSDE from the exons ATGCGTGCACGAGTGTCAAGGAGCTACGTGTACTACCTGAAGACGAGTGGCACCTGTGTCGTGGTACTCGG GGGCTGTTGGTTTCTGTACCAACTGCGGCAGATATCACAGATTATTAGGTCGGCTGTCAACACGAGCGTTCTAAATTTAGAGCAAGCCCGCGCACAATACATCTACATCGATGATCCTCGATTTAAAG ATATCTTCATGTTCAGGAAGGATGAGGATCTACATGGATCTGTATCGGAGAAACTGGGCAGCCTCAGTGATACTCTGGCGAGATGGTGGAAGATGAAGAATCACAAGCTCGCATATAAGTTACTGTACATGGCACAACATGGAAACAAAAATGAACGGTATAAAGCTGTAACTGTGCTTGGTTCTCTGTCGCACTTGAAAG ATTGGCAGTATTGTCACTTGGCACAGATGATGGATGCTAAAACAGCAGTAGCTCTTGCAAGAATGCCCAATGttaattcaaagttttttttacaaccaCCATATTATCATGTACAATATCACTTAAAC GATGTGCTAGAAAAGGTGCATACGTTGCTATTAAGTCTGCATGCCTTGTGTGGCAACACACATCTCTGCCTTAGTCAGTTTCTCAGTAAAATGTTCAAAGACTCACATCGA TATCTCGTAGAATGGTTTGATCATGATTTGACAAGTGTGGGTCTTTCTGTGGAAACAACGACAGTTCGAGATGATGAACTGCTTAAAAGTTGTCTTCGTGCGATCTGCCATCATTCCTCTGTGGAACAATACAGCAAAC ATTTAATCGACGCTGGAGCTTTGCCGATATTAACTGCGATACAGAAAATGTGTGATGATGATGTAGAAATGTGCATATTACTTGCAAGGATATTGTCTAATATATCTCTTCATTCCGAATATTTAGAAACTATTTATGAATCTG GATGGATCGGTATATTATCACGTTGGTCCAACAGCGACGATATTCGTTTGTCGGCACAGGCAATCAGTGCATTGGTGAATCTGGATATAGACGGAAATGAAAAAGCGAAATTTCCGCAAAGTATCTATCTTCTTCATCCTCTGCACAGAGTTCACGCGGCGACAAAAATGGACGTTGTATTTCTTCATGGATTGCTAGGTGGAGTTTTTGTTACCTGGAGACAACGTGATATTGATACCTCTACACTTGGAGTTGTAG ATAATGCAGTGGTTGAGACTGCAGATTACTTATCTACTATGGTCGATGACGATCATCCTCAggaattctttaaagatttggCTCGCGATTTGCATTTGCGCGAATGGAGAAAGATAGGTCAAGATTTTGAGGTGGTATTAGACGATTGTCCGCAAAACACGAATGCTTGTGCGTGCGGACCTTATTTTTGCAGagg aaatgatGCTTGCATGACGAATGATGACTGTACTTCTAAAACACTTTGTTGGCCCAAAGATTGGTTACCTGTAGACATACCATCCTTGCGAATCATAGGTGTTAATTATGGTACAAGTTTGTCTATGTGGACTCCTTTTTGTCCAATAGAAAGCATGAA gagCACTATTAAAGAAAGAAGCGAAGAATTTGTTACCAAATTAACGATGGCAAACGTGGGCCAGCGGCCACTTATATGGGTTGCCCATTCAATGGGTGGATTATTAATTAAGAAGATGCTTGTAGAAG AATGGAAAACGGGAGATAAGCACGGTATCTGCAAGAATACTAAAGCTATCTTATTTTACGGTACTCCTCATCGAGGTTCGCACGTGGCGGCTTTGAAACAAGCGACGCAAATGCTGCTATGGCCAACGATTGAAGTTCAAGAACTACGCAACG aATCGCCGCAATTGCTAAAATTGCATGAAGAATTCTtagaaatgttgaataaatatcatataGAAATTGTAAGTTTTGCTGAGACCAAACCTACACTCGTAACCGCGCTGAAGTTTCCCTTTCAATTCGTCAGCCTCAATTCAGCAG ATCCTGACGTGGGAGAATTCTTTGAGATTCCACAGGATCATTTATCGATATGCAAGCCAGCTAGCAG GCAATCGTTTTTGTATCAAAAACTGCTGAGTGTGCTCAGACACCACGTCGATACTCGGGAAGGAACGACTTTCTCGTCGGTTAGGGATCTACTGTCCTTGTTGA